Proteins found in one Bacteroidota bacterium genomic segment:
- a CDS encoding lamin tail domain-containing protein, giving the protein MRTLYVFLLVTLIGIAQAQIRQFPFRENFDTVLLPALPAGWVTTSNRSAAGDFVTTHSVPFSESTAVVSTNATLSQTLAAPVLDFTDREPDSLTFYERRSASHNSGLLVEASTDGGASFGIRIGDTLKNAGVTSYVPRTYRLPEILVGQTSVRIRWNILGDGTGSTGTIRFDDVVISARAAFDAAVTGLVFFPAIPRAGDSVGVRATIRNAGTSAIGNLKVDFYADANADSLPGIEELFGSPVSDRALQPGETLAVESTLRNLTNGDRTIIAVVRLPGDRNASNDLLRKTLSVAFARATLIVNEIMYDPLPGNCEYAELLNRSPVPVDLHGWSIYDAGGVGGSAHVIARSAFVIGPGEYAVIGSDSSLFSRFPYLASEFSHVAIKPGAFSLNNSGDEVRVTDATGTTIDSVHYLPGWQNPNLDDPGGRSLERINPGLAGNDPRNWSTSASPLGGTPGRTNTLFTPAPAPGGSISFSPNPFSPDGDGFEDATIMSYSIPARSAVIRARVFDSRGRLIRILADGEPSGPKGELIWDGFDDDRRKAGIGIYVVFLEARDSDGRTLDAVKGVVVVAAKL; this is encoded by the coding sequence ATGCGCACTCTATATGTATTCCTGCTCGTCACACTCATCGGGATCGCCCAGGCCCAGATCAGACAGTTTCCATTCAGGGAGAATTTCGACACGGTTTTACTTCCCGCCCTTCCTGCCGGGTGGGTCACTACTTCCAACCGCTCAGCTGCGGGCGATTTTGTCACGACACACTCGGTCCCCTTCTCCGAATCGACCGCAGTGGTAAGCACGAATGCGACGCTTTCACAGACCCTCGCCGCTCCGGTCCTGGATTTCACGGACCGGGAACCCGACAGCCTGACTTTTTACGAGCGGCGTTCGGCCAGCCATAATTCCGGTCTGCTCGTGGAGGCTTCGACCGACGGAGGCGCCTCATTCGGGATCCGGATCGGCGATACGTTGAAAAACGCAGGCGTAACCTCTTACGTTCCACGCACGTACCGGCTTCCCGAAATCCTGGTCGGCCAGACCTCCGTCCGCATACGGTGGAATATTCTCGGGGATGGAACAGGTTCGACCGGTACGATCCGGTTCGATGACGTCGTGATCTCGGCAAGGGCGGCGTTTGACGCCGCGGTGACCGGACTGGTTTTTTTCCCGGCGATACCGCGCGCCGGCGATTCGGTGGGGGTCAGAGCGACGATCAGGAACGCCGGCACCTCGGCGATCGGAAACCTCAAGGTCGATTTCTACGCCGACGCCAACGCGGATTCGCTCCCCGGGATCGAAGAACTCTTCGGATCCCCGGTCTCGGATCGCGCGCTTCAACCGGGAGAGACGCTCGCGGTAGAATCGACCCTCCGCAATCTGACCAATGGCGACAGAACCATCATCGCGGTCGTACGGCTGCCGGGCGACCGGAATGCGTCGAACGACCTGCTCCGAAAAACCCTCTCCGTCGCGTTCGCGCGCGCCACGCTTATCGTTAACGAAATCATGTACGACCCCCTCCCCGGAAACTGCGAGTACGCGGAGCTCCTGAACCGGAGCCCCGTGCCCGTCGATCTTCACGGTTGGAGCATCTATGATGCGGGCGGAGTCGGTGGAAGCGCGCACGTGATCGCGCGCTCGGCCTTCGTCATCGGTCCCGGAGAGTATGCCGTCATCGGGTCGGATTCCTCCCTCTTCTCGCGCTTCCCCTACCTGGCCTCTGAATTCTCTCACGTCGCAATCAAACCGGGCGCGTTCAGCCTCAATAATTCAGGCGATGAGGTGAGAGTGACGGACGCGACCGGGACGACGATCGACAGCGTCCATTACCTCCCGGGGTGGCAGAACCCCAACCTGGACGATCCCGGCGGGCGGTCGCTCGAGCGTATCAACCCCGGCCTGGCGGGAAACGACCCGCGCAACTGGAGCACCAGCGCTTCCCCTCTCGGGGGGACGCCGGGAAGAACAAACACACTCTTCACTCCGGCCCCGGCGCCCGGCGGTTCGATTTCATTTTCGCCGAATCCGTTTTCACCCGACGGGGACGGGTTCGAGGACGCCACAATCATGAGCTACTCGATACCGGCCCGGAGCGCGGTCATACGCGCCAGGGTCTTTGATTCCAGGGGAAGGTTGATCCGGATCCTGGCGGACGGAGAGCCGAGCGGACCGAAAGGCGAGTTGATCTGGGACGGTTTCGACGACGACCGGCGCAAGGCCGGGATCGGGATTTATGTCGTTTTCCTGGAGGCGCGCGATTCGGACGGGCGAACGCTGGATGCAGTCAAGGGGGTTGTGGTAGTGGCGGCAAAATTGTAG
- a CDS encoding zinc ribbon domain-containing protein, whose translation MPTYAYRCNSCQHEFEELQKFSDPPLVTCPVCHKDSLVRMIGGGAGLVFKGSGFYSTDYKKSSAGSSQDKKAPASDKKKDAAQEQKGDTKPESMPESKSESKPSGESDKKSGGDSSPSS comes from the coding sequence ATGCCTACGTACGCGTACCGTTGTAACTCGTGCCAGCACGAGTTCGAAGAGCTTCAAAAGTTTTCCGACCCGCCGTTGGTGACCTGCCCGGTCTGCCACAAGGATTCGCTTGTGCGGATGATCGGGGGCGGCGCCGGCCTCGTCTTCAAGGGGAGCGGATTCTACTCGACCGACTATAAGAAGAGCTCTGCGGGCTCCTCTCAGGATAAGAAAGCGCCGGCTTCCGACAAAAAGAAAGACGCGGCGCAAGAACAAAAAGGTGATACGAAACCGGAGAGTATGCCGGAATCGAAATCCGAGTCGAAGCCTTCAGGGGAGAGCGACAAGAAATCGGGCGGAGATTCAAGCCCGTCATCCTAA
- a CDS encoding pyridoxal phosphate-dependent aminotransferase, with product MKSLSHKVQRIEESSTLAFTQLARRMQTEGVDVANLTAGEPDFPTPPHVKMAAVRAIEENFTHYTANQGIPELLAAIAAKFERDNNLRFGKSQILVSCGAKHSIYNALQAICNAGDEVVIAAPYWVTYPEIVKLVDARPVIVSASREAGFKISAAQLRKAVNAKTKAFIFNSPGNPSGNAYTQGEIEELADVVKESGIFVISDEIYEKVIYDGVRHFSIGSIRAIADQVITVNGVSKAYAMTGWRIGYLGAAGPVSEAAAKVQSQVTSNASSVSQRAAAVALSAPEGDVGEMVKEFNRRRDFAYRELSRIPGIECHEPKGAFYLFPSMKTVLGKRINGALIRDDMDLAHFLLREEHVAVVPGGAFGAKDHLRLSYACSMKELEKGLDRIASGCKKLREAF from the coding sequence GTGAAGTCCCTTTCCCACAAAGTCCAGCGGATCGAAGAGTCTTCGACGCTCGCGTTCACGCAACTAGCGCGCCGGATGCAAACGGAGGGGGTCGACGTCGCGAACCTCACCGCGGGAGAACCCGATTTCCCCACGCCCCCGCACGTCAAGATGGCGGCGGTTCGCGCGATCGAGGAGAATTTCACCCACTACACGGCAAACCAGGGAATCCCCGAGCTGCTCGCGGCCATCGCCGCGAAATTCGAACGGGATAACAACCTGCGCTTCGGGAAATCGCAGATTCTCGTCTCGTGCGGGGCCAAGCACTCGATTTACAACGCGCTCCAGGCGATCTGCAACGCGGGAGACGAGGTGGTTATCGCCGCTCCCTACTGGGTGACCTATCCCGAAATTGTGAAGCTGGTGGATGCGCGTCCGGTGATCGTCTCCGCTTCGCGCGAAGCGGGCTTCAAGATTTCGGCGGCACAGCTCAGGAAGGCGGTCAACGCGAAGACGAAGGCTTTTATCTTCAACTCGCCGGGCAACCCGAGCGGCAACGCCTACACGCAGGGGGAGATCGAGGAGCTGGCCGACGTGGTGAAGGAGAGCGGCATCTTCGTGATCTCGGACGAGATCTACGAAAAGGTGATCTATGACGGCGTGCGGCATTTCAGCATCGGAAGCATCAGGGCGATCGCCGACCAGGTCATCACGGTCAACGGCGTGTCGAAGGCGTATGCGATGACGGGGTGGAGGATCGGGTATCTGGGAGCGGCGGGGCCGGTCTCCGAGGCGGCGGCGAAGGTGCAGAGCCAGGTGACGTCGAATGCCTCCTCGGTCTCGCAGCGGGCCGCGGCGGTGGCGCTGTCGGCGCCGGAAGGCGACGTGGGGGAGATGGTGAAGGAATTCAACCGCCGAAGGGATTTTGCGTACCGGGAATTGTCGCGCATCCCGGGAATCGAGTGCCATGAACCGAAGGGGGCGTTTTATCTCTTCCCTTCGATGAAGACGGTCCTGGGAAAACGGATCAACGGCGCGCTCATCAGGGACGATATGGACCTTGCCCACTTCCTCCTGCGCGAGGAGCACGTCGCCGTCGTCCCCGGAGGGGCCTTTGGCGCCAAGGACCACCTGCGTCTCTCCTACGCCTGCTCGATGAAGGAGCTGGAGAAGGGGCTTGACCGGATCGCTTCCGGATGCAAGAAACTGCGCGAGGCGTTCTGA
- the coaD gene encoding pantetheine-phosphate adenylyltransferase, translating to MRIAIYPGTFDPITNGHIDVVERAREIFDRVVVAVARTTSKTPLFTAAERVEMISESLGRFKNVEVDSFEGLLVRYARSKKATAIVRGLRAVSDFEYEFQMALTNRKLDGRLATVFLMPHEKYTYLNSSIVRELALLGGDVKEFVPPGVRRRLAARMSSVRRKSRPG from the coding sequence ATGAGGATTGCGATTTATCCCGGGACATTCGATCCGATCACGAACGGGCACATCGACGTCGTCGAGCGGGCGAGGGAAATCTTCGACCGCGTCGTCGTCGCCGTGGCCCGCACGACCTCCAAAACGCCCCTCTTCACGGCGGCGGAGCGGGTGGAGATGATTTCGGAATCGCTCGGCCGGTTCAAGAATGTCGAAGTAGACAGCTTCGAAGGGCTGCTCGTCCGGTACGCCCGATCGAAGAAAGCGACGGCAATCGTGCGCGGGCTCCGGGCCGTGTCCGATTTCGAGTATGAATTCCAGATGGCGCTCACGAACCGGAAGCTCGACGGCCGGCTCGCGACCGTCTTCCTGATGCCCCATGAAAAGTACACGTACCTGAACTCCAGCATCGTCCGGGAACTCGCCCTTTTGGGCGGAGACGTGAAGGAGTTTGTCCCGCCCGGCGTCCGGCGCCGGCTCGCCGCACGGATGAGCTCCGTGAGGAGAAAGTCGCGCCCGGGGTGA
- the rsmD gene encoding 16S rRNA (guanine(966)-N(2))-methyltransferase RsmD: MRIITGKYKGRRLLAAPDKSIRPAMDVVKGSIFNSLQSRYPIGDARVLDLFAGTGSLGFEALSRGAAEVTFVDDQTSALDVIEENARNLECLEQCTLVCDDALAFARREKGEYGLVFADPPYAYPETPLLPGAIFERGLLGKAGFLIIEHAKRTEFSLSPLYRLALRKEFGATHLSFFVHA; this comes from the coding sequence TTGAGAATCATCACGGGAAAATACAAGGGGCGGAGGCTCCTGGCGGCGCCCGACAAGAGCATCCGGCCCGCGATGGACGTGGTGAAGGGGAGCATCTTCAATTCGCTCCAGAGCCGGTACCCCATCGGAGACGCGCGGGTCCTGGACCTGTTCGCGGGGACGGGGAGCCTCGGTTTCGAGGCTCTGAGCAGGGGGGCGGCGGAGGTGACCTTCGTGGACGACCAGACTTCGGCTCTCGACGTTATCGAGGAAAACGCCCGCAACCTGGAGTGTCTCGAACAGTGCACGCTGGTCTGCGACGATGCTCTGGCGTTCGCCCGCCGCGAGAAGGGAGAGTACGGACTCGTGTTTGCGGACCCGCCCTATGCGTACCCCGAGACGCCGCTTCTTCCGGGCGCGATCTTCGAGCGGGGGTTGCTCGGGAAAGCCGGATTTCTTATCATTGAGCATGCCAAACGGACGGAGTTCAGTCTCTCCCCGCTCTACCGCCTCGCGCTGCGGAAAGAGTTCGGCGCCACCCATCTCAGTTTCTTCGTTCATGCGTAA
- a CDS encoding helix-hairpin-helix domain-containing protein: MRLLNELNRNLGFTPQEGRVVLFLVAAFLLGIGLKVVKSSRTERPAFDYAASDSEFEARSRLLDRIDSSGADESAGSGSGPQSRAKNEYASQLLPRSININTASKDELTRLPGIGEAMAERILDYREENGSFSTVGELMNIRGIGRKKLDRISPYCTVGP; the protein is encoded by the coding sequence ATGCGCTTGTTGAACGAACTGAACAGGAACCTCGGGTTCACCCCGCAGGAGGGCCGGGTCGTCCTGTTCCTTGTGGCGGCATTCCTTCTTGGAATCGGCCTCAAGGTGGTTAAATCTTCGAGGACGGAAAGGCCGGCATTTGACTACGCGGCATCAGACTCCGAATTCGAGGCCCGCTCCCGGCTTCTGGACCGCATCGACTCCTCCGGGGCGGACGAGTCCGCGGGGAGCGGATCCGGCCCGCAGAGCCGCGCGAAAAACGAATACGCCTCTCAACTACTTCCGCGAAGTATCAATATCAACACTGCATCCAAAGACGAATTGACGAGATTGCCGGGGATCGGCGAGGCGATGGCCGAACGGATCCTCGACTATCGCGAGGAGAACGGGTCGTTCTCGACGGTCGGGGAGCTGATGAATATCCGGGGGATCGGCCGGAAGAAGCTCGACCGGATCTCCCCCTACTGCACGGTGGGGCCATGA
- the dnaJ gene encoding molecular chaperone DnaJ, with protein MAKRDYYEILGVSRSANHEEIKKAYRKAALQFHPDRNPDNKEAEEKFKEAAEAYEILGDQSKRQRYDQYGHEGLRQGADYRGFSDVNDIFSSFNDIFGSAFGGTMFEEVFAGGRGRARSRAQSGPPGSDLKIRLKLTMEEVASGVEKKLKIKRWKVCDTCAGSGAKPGSSKTVCKNCNGTGEIRHVSRSVFGQFVNVSTCRNCNGEGHIVKDPCETCSGEGRVQGETTIKVNVPAGVSEGNYIPLRGQGNAGQRGGGSGDLLVIIEEEAHALFQRNGQDILLDLLISFPEAVLGTEVEVPTLAGRSRLKIEAGTQSGKILRMRGKGIPDLNSGARGDELVRVNVWIPTHLSGKEKEQLKEFSKVEYLKPKEGDRSAHSDRSFFEKMKNIFS; from the coding sequence GTGGCGAAGCGCGACTATTATGAGATCCTCGGCGTTTCCCGCAGCGCCAACCACGAGGAGATAAAGAAAGCGTACCGGAAAGCCGCTCTCCAGTTTCATCCCGACCGGAACCCCGACAACAAGGAGGCCGAGGAGAAATTCAAAGAGGCGGCCGAGGCATACGAGATCCTCGGAGACCAGTCGAAGCGGCAGCGCTACGATCAGTACGGGCATGAGGGGCTCCGGCAGGGAGCCGACTACCGGGGATTCTCGGACGTCAACGATATTTTCTCAAGCTTCAACGACATTTTCGGCTCCGCGTTCGGCGGCACCATGTTCGAAGAGGTCTTTGCGGGGGGGCGGGGACGCGCCCGCTCGCGCGCGCAGAGCGGCCCTCCGGGCTCCGACCTGAAAATCCGGCTGAAGCTGACGATGGAGGAGGTTGCAAGCGGGGTCGAGAAGAAGCTGAAAATCAAGCGATGGAAGGTCTGCGACACGTGCGCCGGGAGCGGCGCGAAGCCCGGGAGCTCGAAGACGGTCTGCAAGAACTGCAACGGGACCGGAGAGATCCGGCACGTATCGCGGTCCGTCTTCGGGCAGTTCGTCAACGTCTCCACCTGCCGGAACTGCAACGGCGAGGGACACATCGTGAAGGATCCGTGTGAAACCTGCTCGGGGGAAGGACGCGTCCAGGGCGAGACCACGATCAAGGTGAACGTCCCGGCGGGCGTGTCCGAGGGGAATTACATCCCTCTTCGCGGCCAGGGAAATGCGGGGCAGCGAGGCGGCGGCTCCGGCGACTTGCTCGTGATCATCGAGGAGGAGGCCCACGCGCTCTTCCAGCGCAACGGCCAGGATATCCTTCTCGATCTGCTGATCAGTTTTCCGGAAGCGGTGCTCGGGACCGAGGTCGAGGTCCCCACGCTTGCCGGCCGGTCGAGGTTGAAGATCGAGGCGGGGACTCAATCGGGGAAAATTCTCCGCATGAGGGGCAAGGGGATCCCGGACCTGAACAGCGGTGCGCGCGGCGACGAGCTTGTGCGCGTCAACGTCTGGATCCCGACCCACCTCTCGGGGAAAGAGAAGGAACAGCTGAAGGAATTCTCGAAAGTCGAGTACCTGAAACCGAAGGAAGGCGACCGCTCGGCGCATTCCGACAGGAGTTTTTTCGAGAAGATGAAGAACATCTTCTCGTAG
- a CDS encoding nucleotide exchange factor GrpE has protein sequence MTEKKPVRKNDLPEGEHEMENGAPQVPGMSDADLLASRIAELEGSVSQYKDQLLRKAAEFDNYKKRVDNDYASIVRFSNEDLILKLLPVLDDFERSFKMAGRGGDQPGAATGGGEDSFRRGMELIYNKFRKILEAQGIKPIEALGKPFDPHLHEALLQMPRNDVPPHTVIEEVDKGYMLNDKVLRHSKVVVAADSSPGEETPGGAGGPEREETR, from the coding sequence ATGACCGAGAAGAAACCGGTGCGGAAGAACGATCTTCCCGAAGGAGAGCACGAGATGGAAAACGGCGCCCCCCAGGTGCCGGGAATGAGCGATGCCGACCTGCTCGCCTCGAGGATCGCGGAACTCGAAGGGAGCGTGAGCCAGTATAAGGATCAGCTCCTCCGGAAGGCCGCCGAGTTCGACAATTACAAGAAGCGGGTCGATAATGATTACGCCTCGATCGTCCGGTTCTCCAACGAAGACCTGATCCTGAAGCTCCTTCCGGTCCTCGATGACTTCGAGCGTTCGTTTAAGATGGCCGGACGGGGAGGCGATCAGCCCGGCGCCGCGACGGGCGGAGGGGAGGATTCCTTCCGGCGGGGAATGGAGCTCATCTACAATAAGTTCAGAAAAATCCTCGAAGCGCAGGGAATCAAGCCGATCGAGGCGCTCGGCAAGCCGTTCGATCCGCATCTCCACGAGGCGCTCCTTCAGATGCCGCGGAACGACGTCCCGCCCCATACCGTGATCGAGGAGGTCGACAAGGGGTATATGCTGAACGACAAGGTTCTCCGGCATTCGAAGGTCGTGGTCGCCGCCGACAGCTCCCCGGGCGAAGAAACACCCGGCGGCGCGGGCGGGCCGGAACGGGAGGAAACGAGGTAA
- a CDS encoding PDZ domain-containing protein, with translation MSACFRISLLFLVSFLSLEAQQEARLLRFPAIHDNRIVFTYAGDLYTVGSTGGVARKLTNSEGFETFPRFSHDGKWIAFTGQYDGNTEVYVMPSEGGIPRRLTVTPTLGRDDVSDRMGPNNIVMGWKHDDKHVIFRSRMREFNDFKGRLYLASLDGDLPEPLPLPRGGFCSYSPDDKKLAYNRIFREFRTWKRYRGGLTDDISIYDFETKKTEDITNNPAGDIIPMWSGNKIYFLSDRDTLKRMNLYVYDLGSKETRQLTSFTEFDCKFASLGDNAIVFENGGYIYRLDLATEKAEKVPVSIEDDLLGGRGGIVKVGDAVTNYEISPDGKRALFGARGDVFTVPAKYGATRNLTATPGVHERNSKWSPNGKWIAYISDASGEGEITIEPQDGSGAAEQVTSGEDTYKYRILWSPDSKKIMWADRRQRIRYVEVDSKAITEVARAEAFEFNDYHWSPDSKWIAYVKPEAEVMNKIYLYSLESKKTVEVTDGWYSSSDPVFSPDGKYLFFQSNRDFNPTFSQTEFDQAYLDLERIYLVTLSKSADSPFKPKSDEVSRKEEKPKQDESKEKKDGDKGDKKEAPVTVKVDADGLKDRIAGIPVQAASYRDLVATSGALYYIRQGTKDEKAQFSMYDLGELKETSLGEIDGYEVSADQKKILVGKDNAYYILDLPKGKIDLKDKLDLSGMEVKLDKRAEWNQIYNECWRQMRDFFWSPIMNGVDWPGVRKKYEALLPYVNHRADLTYIIGEMIGELSSGHTYVGGGEMPKARRVQTGLLGAQIERDPASKEYRIKKILKGQNWDNSARSPLTEIGVNANEGDYIVEVNGMPTDKMANLYESLVNTVGKQVTLTLNSGPGREGSRKVVVRPIADESNLYYYNWVEENMRKVDAATNGKVGYLHVPDMGAHGLNEFVKHFYPQLRKKAIIIDVRGNGGGFVSQLIIERLRREIAMVDIARNTIPTPDPSDMILGPKVCLIDEFSASDGDIFPYRFRKHGLGQLIGKRTWGGVVGIRGTLPLLDGGFLNKPEFSRYGVNGEGWIMEGHGVDPDIVVDNDPAKEYAGIDEQLTKAIDVILEELKTKEQSLPPAPGYPIKK, from the coding sequence ATGAGTGCATGTTTCCGGATATCCCTCCTCTTTCTCGTTTCATTCCTGAGCCTTGAGGCGCAGCAGGAAGCGCGGCTCCTGCGTTTTCCGGCGATTCACGACAACCGGATCGTGTTCACCTACGCGGGAGATCTCTATACGGTCGGATCGACCGGCGGTGTCGCGCGCAAGCTGACGAACTCGGAGGGATTCGAGACGTTTCCGCGATTTTCGCACGACGGCAAGTGGATCGCCTTCACCGGGCAGTATGACGGGAACACCGAAGTCTACGTGATGCCTTCGGAAGGCGGAATCCCGCGACGCCTCACCGTCACGCCGACGCTCGGCCGCGACGACGTCTCCGACCGCATGGGTCCGAACAATATCGTGATGGGCTGGAAACACGACGACAAGCATGTCATTTTCCGCTCGCGCATGCGCGAGTTCAATGATTTTAAGGGCCGGCTCTACCTTGCGTCGCTCGACGGGGATCTGCCCGAGCCTCTCCCCCTGCCCCGCGGGGGCTTCTGCTCCTACTCGCCCGACGACAAGAAGCTCGCCTACAACAGGATCTTCCGGGAGTTCAGGACCTGGAAGCGCTATCGCGGAGGATTGACGGACGACATCTCGATCTACGACTTCGAAACGAAAAAAACCGAGGACATCACGAATAACCCCGCCGGGGACATCATCCCGATGTGGAGCGGAAACAAGATTTACTTCCTTTCCGACCGCGACACCCTCAAGCGGATGAACCTCTACGTCTACGATCTCGGCTCCAAAGAGACCAGGCAGCTCACGTCGTTTACCGAGTTCGACTGCAAGTTCGCGTCCCTGGGCGACAACGCGATCGTCTTCGAGAACGGCGGCTACATCTACCGTCTCGATCTCGCGACCGAGAAGGCCGAGAAGGTGCCGGTCTCGATCGAGGACGATCTTCTGGGCGGCAGGGGCGGCATCGTCAAGGTCGGGGACGCGGTCACGAATTATGAAATCTCCCCCGACGGCAAGCGCGCGTTATTCGGCGCGAGGGGCGACGTCTTCACCGTCCCCGCGAAGTACGGCGCGACACGCAACCTGACGGCCACTCCGGGCGTGCACGAGCGGAACTCCAAATGGTCCCCGAACGGAAAGTGGATCGCGTACATCTCCGACGCAAGCGGGGAGGGCGAGATCACGATCGAGCCGCAGGACGGGAGCGGGGCCGCGGAACAGGTCACGAGCGGAGAGGACACGTACAAATACCGGATCCTCTGGTCGCCCGACAGCAAAAAGATCATGTGGGCGGACCGCCGGCAGCGGATCCGCTACGTCGAAGTCGATTCCAAGGCGATCACGGAGGTCGCCAGGGCTGAGGCGTTCGAATTTAACGATTACCACTGGTCGCCCGACAGCAAGTGGATCGCGTATGTGAAACCCGAAGCCGAGGTGATGAACAAAATCTACCTCTACTCTCTGGAGAGCAAGAAAACCGTCGAGGTCACCGACGGCTGGTACTCCTCCTCCGATCCGGTCTTCAGTCCGGACGGCAAATACCTCTTCTTTCAATCCAACCGGGATTTCAATCCCACCTTCAGCCAGACGGAGTTCGACCAGGCGTACCTTGACCTCGAGCGCATTTACCTGGTGACGCTCTCGAAGAGCGCCGACTCGCCCTTCAAGCCGAAGAGCGACGAGGTGTCGCGGAAGGAGGAGAAACCCAAACAGGACGAATCCAAGGAGAAGAAAGACGGCGACAAGGGCGACAAGAAAGAGGCGCCCGTCACGGTAAAGGTCGACGCCGACGGCCTGAAAGACCGGATCGCGGGCATCCCCGTGCAGGCCGCCTCCTATCGCGATCTCGTCGCGACATCCGGCGCCCTCTATTACATCCGGCAGGGCACCAAGGATGAAAAGGCGCAGTTCTCGATGTATGACCTCGGCGAGCTGAAAGAGACCAGCCTCGGGGAAATCGACGGATACGAGGTTTCGGCCGATCAGAAAAAGATCCTCGTCGGGAAAGACAACGCGTATTACATCCTCGACCTTCCGAAGGGCAAGATCGACCTCAAGGACAAACTGGATCTCTCCGGGATGGAGGTCAAACTCGACAAGCGGGCGGAGTGGAATCAAATTTACAACGAGTGCTGGAGGCAGATGCGCGACTTCTTCTGGAGCCCGATCATGAACGGGGTCGATTGGCCGGGCGTCCGGAAGAAATACGAAGCCCTCCTCCCCTACGTCAACCACCGGGCGGACCTGACGTATATCATCGGCGAAATGATCGGGGAGCTGAGCAGCGGCCACACCTACGTGGGCGGAGGGGAGATGCCCAAAGCCAGGCGGGTTCAGACCGGCCTCCTCGGCGCGCAAATTGAAAGAGACCCCGCCTCGAAGGAGTACCGGATCAAGAAAATCCTGAAAGGCCAGAATTGGGACAATTCCGCCAGGAGCCCCCTTACAGAAATCGGCGTGAACGCGAACGAGGGGGATTATATTGTTGAAGTCAACGGAATGCCGACTGACAAGATGGCAAATCTGTACGAATCGCTGGTCAACACTGTCGGCAAGCAGGTCACGTTGACCCTGAACTCCGGGCCGGGCAGGGAGGGCTCGCGGAAGGTGGTCGTCAGGCCGATCGCGGACGAGTCGAACCTCTACTACTATAACTGGGTCGAGGAGAACATGCGGAAGGTGGATGCCGCCACGAACGGAAAAGTGGGGTACCTCCATGTGCCCGACATGGGAGCCCACGGGCTGAACGAGTTCGTCAAGCATTTTTACCCCCAGCTCCGGAAGAAGGCGATCATCATCGATGTCAGGGGCAACGGCGGCGGGTTCGTTTCGCAACTCATCATCGAACGCCTCCGGAGGGAGATCGCGATGGTGGACATCGCTCGGAACACGATCCCCACCCCCGACCCGTCCGACATGATTCTCGGGCCGAAGGTCTGCCTGATCGACGAGTTCTCGGCGTCCGACGGGGACATTTTCCCCTACCGCTTTAGAAAGCACGGCCTCGGGCAGTTGATCGGCAAACGGACGTGGGGCGGCGTGGTCGGCATCCGGGGCACGCTCCCGCTCCTCGACGGCGGGTTCCTGAACAAGCCGGAATTCTCACGCTACGGGGTGAACGGCGAGGGGTGGATCATGGAAGGTCACGGCGTCGATCCGGACATCGTGGTCGACAACGATCCCGCGAAGGAATACGCTGGGATCGACGAGCAGCTCACCAAGGCCATCGACGTGATTCTCGAGGAGCTGAAGACGAAGGAGCAGTCGCTGCCCCCCGCGCCGGGCTACCCGATTAAGAAATAA